actaagggtatatgcaatttaccgctattctctagcataggtattatcaactgaaccaacagatatatatggcaagaatacgaaacaggcatgcatatgtaccatatcacatgctacaatatatcgcaagaatttgctaatataaccgtcatgcatctattacaagataatgcatatacaagtgtatacatcacaacaacagtataacggatagaaaacttgcatgagtgctcccggatagacttaagcttagagtgggtccgataacctatgaacaacaacataagtcggaattaaaccccggtcgcttaagaaactagactttaaccatttagagtcctaacgttcgctttcgcgcttaacgattcactgaagtcgctcgagtatcctcggctccaccatttttaataaattaaccattaagggttttaaggcgattctttcgcgagtaccttaccaactgcctaatccactttacataattgattcatattccaattagtcatttaagggccttaacctatgtttcaaagtaaggcgaggggtaagggttcgttcgcgaaacgtcgttacttaaaacggccgtttctcctaaaccgttcatcggaatcaaacgaaccacatatcaaaacgaagctcgtaacatgaactatctaaacatggcaatggtcaaaacctagcagtgagttcaagggttctgatgttaagaacaaaaacagtctacggtaaatcgggcattacgacggctatgtttacgcgatttcccaaatttaaaccattccaaaacaaccaccaatcaatcccaattcacaacccaatcaaaactccatccatcatacatcataacagccccaacaactccacattaacaatttatacttattcctcacatgaactaaaagctttacttaggttccttaactaattatcaagatttacaacctaaaaataccacaaaaccaactaatctctacaaactcaaccaaactttaaacaatcaagcatcatgcttcacatatgctatatcaatcatattcattcctaattactcaaaactaaagctagggtttggagtttataccttccttggagagtggagaatcaagagaatggcttggaatcacccttaaagtccttatccaagcttaaactaaacaaaacttcaagaacaaaaattttagttcttgaaaaacactattcaccatcttcttccatgatttattggaagagattgtgaaggaattagaagcttaaactcatgggatagctatatctatgtataaggaaccttagataattacctcatgatttaacaaagcttggatcttggttttggatttttctttcctttgaaaatggcaaaagccgagagctaggaagaaggaaatgaaaagtttgtgtttttttggtgaaaatgaaatgtttggcttggttggttgattattgatttgtttggttttttggttaattacctaattaaccttgattttgtgtggttataattcaaccacacttccttccctcctatgtcatgcttatgtcatcttgtggtgtcatccttccctctttgtcctcttcccattggttggatgacatcatcccctctaatctctttgattaacttcctaattgtttgcctaatgaccgctaatctgttatacggttcgcttaactttcgtttttgtttatcgtttgagggatcatactcgggatcttattacttgggtttccttaacctttctcaatacattatattccttttatgatcctctcttataatcctttaatttaaatcttttttatcctgttaccttatactcaattctttccgtatctagtggatttccgggaaaaatcaaagtgttcggaattggattctgatgatctttacatacacttatataccacatagagtactaataatatcccagaagaccaataacagaacccctacatagtgtggcatgaaaaaatttctcattcagcaaaacactattcataagggtttcaaaaatttccaaaaaaattggggttattacacactatgtaaagaattctctcaaaatatgagtaaagaatccgagatgagtatgatgggagaattaaacttctttttgggattgcaagtaaggcaatctgatgaaggcattcatatctctcaatccaagtattataaagagatgttgaaaaaatttgaattggataatgtcaaacccatctctactcctatgtctacatccgataaattaatgGAAGATCCAAAGGGAATTCCCGTAGACACAAGGAAATATCGATgaatgatcggtagcttgctctatataactgcaagtcgtcccgatattcaatatagtgtttgtaagtgtgctaggtttcaagtagcaccgaaagaatctcatttatctgcggtaaaaggatattgagatatcttaaaggaaccactgatgttggtctttggtatccaaaaggaataccatttgacttagtatgtttttctgattcgaactatgccgggcatttagtcgacagaaaaagtactagtggtacttgtcagtttctcggtggatgtttagtttcttggttttcaatGAAACAAAATTCtgtatccatctcaacaaccgaggctgagtatatagcagctgcaaagtgttatgctcactacaagaaaaacggctaAATTTGACCAAAAATTTTCGGTCATATTTAACTAAAATTGACTGTTGGCGGTCATATTTAACTAAATATGACCGAAATGTGTCGGTCTTTTTTAGGCTGGTCAAATTTAGCGAAATCGgtcaaatttaattaaatttgacCGACTAAATATGACCGCTCAAATTTGACTAACTAAATTTGACCGCCAAAAATTGACCGACGATAGTCATTTATATTTTTTCACTCCTGacttcaaaattttaaaaaaattgaatttccCGCTCTTTATACATAAACATGACCAACTACGGTCAAATATGTCAAAATTATACATTTGACCGAGTGGCTCGCactcaattttataaatttgaccaATTCATTTTCGAATCACATTTATAAATATTACCCTAATTTTTGTAGATCAAATTTATAAATATGACATTCATTGGTCAAAATTAGTAGgtaaattattatattttcaaTTTCTGGTCAAATTATAAAATCGAGTGATTTAAGTCAAATTTAACAAGCAAAATGCCAAATGTAACTAGTTTTAGTCAAATATAAGATGATACAAAATATACATACATAGATTAAGAGGATACAAAATTCCATTATATTTACATGTCTCTGGTTATAGTTGGATGTCAAGGGAACCACAATCATTCTACATACGTGTCATACCAGATAATTTACAAAAATAACAACACAAATTATCTTTAAACAAGAATGTACCAACACTTAAAACATAAAAGCAGCACTGAAGCACAACTTCCAACACCTTCCAATAGCCATCAAGTTGCCAAATGTTAACAGCAAAGCAAATTTGATCGGATTGGAAAACACAATGAATGACTGCAAAAAAGACATCAAATGTTAAAAATTAGATTAGGGTGAATAGTCCAAAGAAGGCATATATAGAACATTGATGTAAACAATATGAACCAAGCATAATCTAAATAAAGCTCCAATTTTACATCATAAAGCTATCAACTCTACCGTACCCAAAGTAATAGTAGATAGGCTCAATTGGATCATACATATCTCTAATACGCCCTTTATTTGAAAACACATTTTAAGGTTTGAGAATTTATTATCGTAAATCAGAATACTATTTTACAATAACATTAGGTTTAAACTCGAGACCTCCGATATTAGGCTCTGTACTCGATTATATTATAACCAAATTTCCTTACACAAACATTGAATTAACATAATCGGCAATAAAAACTCTATATTTTATACAACAATACAACTTGTCATCACAATGCAAGTAAAATATATAAACATAAACATGAGGGTCAAATAGAGTTAATTTAAAAGGTCACACCAAAAGCATGAGGAATAAAGTAGTGAGCAAACAGGCAGTGAAAGCGTAAATTCTCTGGTAGATTAAATTAATATCAGGTATAgtaaattaatgaattaaatattgattttaattAAGATCATGAGTGTGGATTAATTAAACTGGTGATGAGAGAGTGAACAGATGTCTTGTGTATCGTATAATATTTCATCTTCTCCTTCTTTACCAACCCATGGTCAATATCATTTGGGATTTCCTATAATATTTACAAGGCTTATTGTGAAAATACTTAACCTGCTTCTATAAAATTTCTTCTCCTACATATCAGTTAGCAATCGAAGTATACGattaatcataaaaaatataGCAAATAAACAAACCAATACTAACCTGTTAAGGTGCCTATGAACATCAAAAATAACTATTAGAATATCATAAAGACCATTTTCACTCCACGCACATTCTACCCAAACTTTTATGTCTTTGGATCGGTATCCTCCTCTTTTTAATATAAGCCCTGGGGTTTCAAAGAAACACTGTAcataaaatcaagaaaaattataataatcaTACTGAGCAGTCCTATAAGAGCCTAATAAAAGTATACAATCCCTTTAATACATTCACAACTCGTTCTAAAACAAAAATCCAAATTGAACCATTACTTCCCACTAGAAACAAAAATTTCAATTGCCTGACACACTTCTTACGCATGAAACACAGCTCCAGAGACATCAAGTAAGTTGAAGAGGGATACCAGAGATAAGTACCTAACAAAATTCTAATTTGGCCAACATAACTATAATCATTAGATGTACATGTAGGTTTGGCAGTgataattgaaataaaaatttTAAGACGACACTTCAACAATAGGTACATACAATTTGAGTGTCTCATTTGGTCATCACTCCTAAAACTTCATGTGTGGTTGTATTTGTTTTTCTGGAAACACCAACAACCTTTGTCCCAACTTATGACAAAAGGAAAATACAAGGCTTATTATAAAAATACTTAACCTGATTATCAATATCCCATATGATACTGACCATCGGTTGGTAAAGCACAATAACCTAATGATGTATCATGAAAATTACAGCATGGTGGACCATCTCCAAATTGAACAATTAAGACATATGCAGGTACATACCCCTGCAACTTCAACAGGTTATCCTAATGAAGTACCTTTCTGGCTTCAACTACTTACAATAATATTACCAGTCCTGGAGTCTCTTATTCAGAGTGATACACAAAACATAAAATTTGGTTGATATACTCTGAGGCTTGCGCCGAATGTTACTTTAACTAATAAGCTAAATTAATTAATGAGTTCACTATGTTTTCTAGAAATAGTAATTGAATTCTTACCAGGAATAAACCACAAGTAATCCGGGGGCTAGTTTTTAGTTTCTTTCAACATTAACAGTAACTTCAGAGTACATACTTTAAGGCAAAGACATAGTGCAACATTTAGAGAGAGAAACCATGGAAAGGGAAATATATCAGGGTGACATTAATGGACATGATTTCTCACACAAAAAAACACCAATATCCCAAAAAGTCAGAAACTAATATCAGACATACCATATAATAAATTCAGATATCCAACACACTAAATTCAGATGAACAGAACTTTGAGTAGATTATGTTAATGTATATAAGCTAAAGAGGCCTAATTACATAACTCGGTTCTATAAGAAATCAAGATCTCTGATATAACCATTCATACACTCGTAATAATTCGTCTACTTTTTACCTTCTCAGCAGTAGAGGCTGTTGCCTGAAGCTGAACATTTTTCTCATCCACGCTCTTATGTAACATATCTATCTCATCTTCCATATTTCTCCGCTTCCTACAAAACCACAAAAAACACCATTAAATCTCAATCACAAATGTCACACAGTAAAACAAATTCCAATAGAAGTTCCACATCACCAAAATTTCTTTGATTTCCAATAGTATCTACCAAATACGAACAAGAAACAAATTAACAGATTCACCTGCCTAGTCAACGTTTCT
This DNA window, taken from Apium graveolens cultivar Ventura unplaced genomic scaffold, ASM990537v1 ctg451, whole genome shotgun sequence, encodes the following:
- the LOC141701999 gene encoding GTP-binding protein ERG-like; protein product: MEDEIDMLHKSVDEKNVQLQATASTAEKCFFETPGLILKRGGYRSKDIKVWVECAWSENGLYDILIVIFDVHRHLNSHSLCFPIRSNLLCC